CCACCCAGCTGCGCGTAGGACAACTGAAAGCCCGTGAAAAGGATGAGCGTATTCCGTTAAGTCACGGCTATCTGGGGCAGGAAACCAACGGAGCGGGTGGGCTGTTCAAAGGTCTGCGTACCATTCCAGTTATCTTTGATATTGTCAAAGATGTGGAAGAACTGTGCCCAAATGCTTGGGTGATTAACTTCACTAACCCGGCCGGAATGGTAACTGAAGCGGTCTATCGCCATACGAATTTCAAGAAATTCATCGGCGTGTGTAATATTCCTGTCGGCATGAAAATGTTCATTAGCGATGTGCTGGCGCTGAAAGAGAGCGACGACTTATCCATCGATCTGTTCGGTCTGAACCATATGGTCTTTATTAAAGACGTACTGGTGAATGGTACATCACGCTTTGATGAACTGCTGGACGGCGTGGCTTCGGGCCAACTGAAAGCCTCCACCGTGAAGAACATCTTCGATCTGCCGTTCAGTGAAGGGTTGATTCGCTCGCTGAAACTGCTGCCGTGCTCGTATTTGCTGTACTACTTCAAGCCAAAAGAGATGCTGGCGATTGAAATGGGCGAGTACTATAAGGGGGGCGCACGCGCTCAGGTGGTACAGAAAGTGGAGAAACAGCTGTTTGATCTCTACAAAAACCCGGATCTGAACGTGAAGCCGAAAGAGCTGGAGCAGCGCGGTGGAGCCTATTATTCCGATGCGGCCTGCGAAGTGATCAACGCCATCTACAACGACAAACAGACCGAGCACTATGTTAACGTTCCTCACCATGGGCATGTTGATAATATTCCGGCTGACTGGGCGGTTGAAATGACCTGCACACTGGGACGTAACGGTGCGACGCCACACCCACGTATTACTCATTTTGATGAGAAAGTGCTCGGCCTTATCTATACCATTAAAGGCTTCGAAGTCGCGGCGAGCAATGCGGCGCTGAGCGGTGAGCTGAATGATGTGCTGCTGGCGTTGAACCTGAGTCCGCTGGTGCACTCCGACAGCGATGCCGAAATTCTGGCGCGTGAGCTGATTCTGGCGCATGAAAAATGGCTGCCAAACTTCGCCGGGTGCATTGAGAAACTCAAAAGCGAACAACACTAACTGAGGTCGGCTATGGAACGCGTACTGATTGTAAATGCGGATGATTTTGGCCTGAGCAAGGGGCAAAACTACGGCATTGTTGAAGCCTGTCGCAATGGCGTTGTCACGTCGACAACGGCACTGGTTAACGGCGTGGCAATTGACCATGCGGTACAGCTTAGTCGTGACATACCTGAACTTGCCGTTGGGATGCACTTTGTCCTGACGCTGGGCAGGCCGTTGACGGCAATGCCAGGCCTAACTCGTGATGGGTTACTGGGGAAATGGATCTGGCAAATGGCTGAGGACAACACCTTGCCGCTGGATGAAATTTCTCAGGAGCTGGCCGCGCAGTATCAGCGTTTTATTGACCTGTTCGGGCGGGAGCCAACGCATTTGGATAGCCATCACCATGTGCATATGTTCCCGCAGATTTTCCCTATAGTGGCTGGGTTTGCAGCCCAAAAGGGAATCGCGCTACGGATCGATCGTCAGACGGTATTCCAGGCGTCTGACTTTCCGCAAACGTTGCGGACTTCCCAGGGATTTAGCAGCGAGTTTTATGGCGAGGCGATTTCTGAAGCCCTGTTTTTGCAAACGCTTGACGCGTCAGCAGACCGGGGAGAGTCCTCGCTGGAAGTGATGTGTCACCCGGCCTTTATCGATGACATTATTCGTCAAAGTGCCTACTGTTACCCCCGCTTAACTGAGCTCGACGTGCTGACGTCTTCGTCACTGAAATATGCTATTGCGGAGCGTGGTTATCGTCTTGGCAGTTTTCTGAACGTGTAATTCCTGAGTTTGCGGCGCTTAATGCGCCGCATTTTTTTAGGCCGGAATCGTGTCTGCTTTTCCGGCGCGTGACCAGACGCGGTGCGCGGTCATCAGCATCAACAGATCATCCATAAATTGTGCGTCTGCACTGTCCGCTTCCACCACGCCTTCTTCTCCTTCATTTTTGATATTCAACGTTGCTTTAAACTGACGAGCATCGCCAGCCAGGGCGATAGGTTTTAAATGCTTATACGCTTCAAGTAAATAATATCGGGCATCACCGTTCGTAACGATATCCGCGAGATTGCCACACGGAACGATAACCGCATCGACCGTCAGGGATGGCGAGCCTGCAAAAGTACCGGCGATCGTCAGGACAGATCCATCATCGGCAACTACATTCCCCATGCGGGAATAGAGCAGTTTGGCATGAACGCCTTTGGCCTGTAGGGCCTGCATGATGATGAGCAGGTCGCTCGATTTCACATGGTCATTAAGTAAGATGGCGACCACACGGCCCTTAATCTCTCCTTGCGAACCCGCATATAAACTGAGTGACGGCGCATTTTTCAAACCGTTGACGTTGGGCGGTGGCGTAATTTTTGTCTGTTCCTCGGTTAGCTCAAAACCGAGATTATCGGCAACCGCCGCGGCGAGGGCAGTATCAATATGGGCTAATTGTTCGACCACTCTTTCCCGAATATAGGGGCGCGTAACTTTGCTGAGTTCGAAACTGAATCCGCCGATAATATGCTGCTGTTCAATTGGCGTCTGGCTTAGCCAGAACAGGCGAGGTTGCGCATAATATTCGCCAAAAGAGGGGCTGCGTTCGCGGATTTTGTTTCCTTCAATCCGTTCCTGATACGATTCAAATCCGCCGCGTTTTGGTCCCGGCGGCGTTTCACGCGGCCAGTTGTCGTTGATGGAGTTCGGTTCATAGTTGGCAGGATTGGTATCGATGTCCATACGATGCATGCCGTCACGCTGGAAATTATGGTACGGACAGGTCGGGCGGTTGATCGGGATTTCATGGAAGTTTGGCCCGCCCAGGCGACTGATTTGGGTATCAGTATAGGAGAATAAGCGGCCCTGCAGCAGGGGATCGTTGGTAAAGTCGATGCCGGGGACGATGTGTCCGGGATGAAACGCAACTTGTTCATTTTCGGCGAAGAAATTATCCGGATTGCGGTTCAGCACCATTTTACCAACGCGTTGCACCGGAACCAGCTCTTCAGGGATCAGCTTGGTCGGGTCGAGCAGGTCAAAATCGAACTTGAATTCGTCTTCTTCGGGAATCAGCTGTAGTCCCAGTTCATATTCCGGATAATCGCCTGCTTCGATAGCTTCCCACAGATCGCGACGATGAAAATCGGGATCGCGACCGGTAAGTTTTTGCGCTTCATCCCATACCAGCGCAGCTTTACCTGCCAGCGGTTTCCAGTGGAAACGGACAAAGGTGGCTTTCCCTTGCGCATTTATCAACCGGAATGTGTGGATACCAAAACCTTCCATCGTGCGATAGCTGCGCGGGATCCCCCGGTCGGACATTGCCCACATGACGTTGTGCAACGTTTCCGGCTGTAATGAGACATAGTCCCAAAAGGTATCATGAGCGCTTTGTCCTTGCGGGATAGCCCAATGCGGCTCCGGTTTTACCGCATGGACAAAATCTGGGAATTTATGAGCATCCTGAATAAAGAAGATGGGTGTATTGTTTCCCACCAGGTCGAAAATGCCCTCTTCAGTATAAAACTTGGTCGCAAATCCCCGAATATCTCTGACCGTATCCGCGGAGCCTGCGCCGCCCTGAACCGTAGAGAAACGGACAAAAACCGGGGTGATTTTATTTTCATCACTCAAAAAGTCCGCTTTCGTCGTTGCGCTGAGGCTAGAGTAGGGCTGAAAGTAACCGTGAGCGGCAGAACCTCGGGCATGTACGATCCGCTCCGGGATGCGTTCATGATCAAAGTGGGTGATTTTTTCCCGCAGGATGAAGTCTTCCAGCAGGGTTGGCCCACGGTTTCCGGCGCGCAGAGAGTTTTGATCGTCCGCGATGCGCACGCCCTGATTGGTGGTTAGGGCAAAAGCTTCGCTTCCTTTGCGAAAACTGTCCAGCGCGTTGAGCTTGTCACTTCTGATGTCTGGCGCTTTTAAGCTGCCGGACGTAGTGGGTTGCATGCCTGGCGGTGTGGGTTCAGGCGCTGGGCGATGTGAACCGTCTGCTGGTGGCAGTGAGTCAAGTCCTGGCTGGGATTCGCTGGCATCATGAACCGGCGCTGAGTGATGGAGTGGGTGCTTATCATTCTGTGACATTAAACTCGTCTCCTTGTTTCATTGCTGAAAGGGTCGTTGTTGCTGTCAAAAGCTTTAACTATAGACCACTCACACAGCGGCGCTGATAAAGGCCGATGACGTAAAGCGCGATGAACCAGGCAAACAGCGCACGCAAGGCAGGACGCAAGGTGGCAAAATCGGCTAAGATAGCAGTTTTCTGATTTTTAGAATTTGTCTTTAGTGAAGCAACTGATTATGAAACCTCTTCGCCAACAAAATCGTCCGGTTATCAGCTATGTTCCTCGCGTGGAGCCAGCTCCACCAGAGCATGCGGTTAAAATGGATGCGTTTCGTGACGTATGGATACTGCGCGGAAAATATGTCGCTTTTGTCTTAATGGGGGAGGCGTTTCAACGTTCGCCTGCATTTACGGTCCCGGAATCAGCGCAACGCTGGGCTAATCAGGTTCGCCAGGAAAATGAACTGAGCGATTAATGGATATAAAAAAACCGCCGGAGCATAACACTCCGGCGGTTTTTTTTAGCTGACGAACTTAGCGATGCGCCAGTTCGGCGTTATCGTCGCTGTCCAGAATTGTTTTATCGGTCTGCTTGAGCCATTGGCTGGTCAGCGTACCGGCAGTCATAGAACCGCTTACGTTCAGCGCGGTACGACCCATATCGATCAGCGGTTCAACGGAGATCAGCAGCGCAACCAGCGTGACCGGCAGACCCATAGCAGGTAGGACGATCAGCGCGGCAAACGTTGCACCGCCACCGACACCCGCAACACCTGCGGAACTCACGGTCACGATACCGACCAGCGTGGCAATCCACATTGGGTCCAGTGGATTGATACCGACGGTCGGTGCAACCATCACTGCCAGCATTGCCGGGTACAGGCCCGCACAACCGTTCTGACCAATCGTAGCGCCAAAAGAGGCGGCGAAAGAGGCGATGGATTCAGGCACGCCCAGACGACGGGTCTGCGCTTCAACGTTCAACGGAATTGAGGCTGCGCTGGAACGACTGGTGAAGGCGAAAGTCAGCACCGGCCACACCTTGCGGAAGTATTTCAGCGGGCTAACGCCGTTAATACCCAACAGGATCCCGTGAACCACGAACATAATGCCCAGACCGAGATAAGAGGCCACGACGAAGCTACCCAGCTTGATGATGTCCTGCAGGTTGGAGCCTGCAACCACTTTGGTCATCAGCGCCAGAACACCGTACGGCGTCAACTGCATCACCAGACGAACCAGTTTCATCACCCAGCTTTGCAGGGTATCGATAGCGACCAAAACGCGCTCGCCTTTTGGTGCATCATCTTTCAGCAGTTTCAGTGCGGCAACTCCCAGGAATGCAGCGAAGATAACCACGCTGATAATCGACGTTGGGTTCGCTCCGGTCAGATCGGCAAACGGGTTTTTCGGAATAAATGACAGTACCAGTTGCGGAACGCTAAGGTCCGCCACTTTGCCAACATAGTTGGTTTCAATCGCGTTCAGACGTGCGGTTTCGGCACCACCTTGCACCAGGCCTTCGGCGGTCAGACCGAACAGGTTGGTCACCAGAACCCCTACCAGCGCAGCAATCAACGTGGTAAACAGCAGCGTGCCGATGGTCAGAAAGCTGATTTTACCTAACTGAGAGGCGTTGTGCAGGCGCGCAACGGCGCTGAGAATAGACGCAAACACCAGCGGCATGACAATCATCTGCAGCAGTTGGACATAACCGTTGCCGACAATGTTGAACCACTGTACGGAATCTTTAAGAACCTGGCTGTCGGAGCCATAAATGGTGTGCAGGGCAAGGCCAAACACGACACCCATGACCAGACCAACCAGTACTTTTTTTGCCAGACTCCACTGTTTGTGACGGGCTTGCGCCAGCACGAACAACAGCACTACGAACACGATAATGTTCGCGATTAATGGAAAGTTCATCCCCGTTCTCCTGATCTTATTATGCGTATCACCGTTTAAAGGTGATTCTGTTGGCGCAAGATTAGCAGAACTGTGACTTGCCTCTTATATTCAAATGGAATTGTTTATGCCAAAAATAACTTTTTGGCTGATTTATTAGTCAACCTGGTGCGTTATAAAACGATTAAACTGCATTTGCAGCGTATTTATCATCTGGGATGACCAGCGCACCGCGCTGTTCTCTTGTACGGTCTGTGGCATCCAGATTGCCCATGCGAACAGCGCCATGCACAGAAATCGCTCCAGTTGATTACCTTTTTGCGGCACGAGAATGGGCAGGCGAAAACGCCAGCGGCAGGGCCAAAGCAGGGGGACGCCTGCCGGGGTCAGCATGTCGGCCAGAATGTGGCTGAGATAACCGAGAACCATACCTTGTAAGGCATCAGCCGGTATTATCCAACTGTCCGGGACTTTCAGGTAAAACGTGGCCAGTAGGGCAAAGACCGCCAGCAGGCTATGTGTAAACCCGCGATGACCAAATGCCCGGGCAATGGGTTTTGATATCCACTTCAGACGCTGCCCCAGCAGAGATTTGGGATGATCGATATCCGGCAGCAGGCACGTTAAAATGGCTGAAGGAACAATATGCCACCAGTCACCCTGCGCAAGAACGGGCGTTAGCTCGGCATTCTTGGCAAAAACCGCACAGGCAATAGAAAAAAGAAGGTGACCTTCCGCCGTCATGATAAAACCCAATAAACTGTCGATTCATACAGTATAGGGGTTTTATACAGTAGGCGGAAGAGGTGACGTTGTAACCCTTTGTCACAAGTGTGCCTTTACCGCGCCAGCCAACCGCCATCCACGGCCAGCGTATAGCCATGAATATAGTCAGAGGCAGGACTGGCGAGGAAAACAACCGGGCCTTTCAGGTCATCAGGCGTGCCCCAACGTCCGGCGGGAATACGATCGACAATCTCCTGATTACGCTCGCTGTCTTCGCGTAACTGCTGTGTGTTATTGGTCGCCATATAGCCGGGAGCGATGGCATTGACATTGATCCCCTGGGAGGCCCACTCATTGGCCAGCAGGCGGGTGATACCCAGCACGCCGCTTTTTGAAGCAGTATAGGAAGGAACGCGAATACCGCCCTGGAAAGAGAGCATTGAGGCAATGTTAATGATTTTTCCGCCGTTGCCCTGAGCCAGAAACTGGCGCGCCACGGCCTGTGACAGAAAGAAAACGGATTTGAGGTTGAGATTCATTACGTCATCCCAATCCTTTTCGCTGAAGTCCAGCGCATCCTGACGACGTATGGTTCCCGCATTGTTGACCAAAATATCGACCCGACCAAATGCCGCCACCGTTTGTGTCACGATACTGGCGAGCCCATCTTGTTGGCTGAGATCGGCCTGAATAGCCATAAAGCGTCGACCGAGGGCGTTAATTCTCTCTGCGGTTTCATGCGGTATTTTACGATTCACGCCGACCACATCGCAGCCTGCTTCGGCCAGCGCCAATGCCATACCCTGCCCAAGGCCGGTATCACATCCGGTGACAATGGCGACTTTACCCTCGAGACGAAAAGCTTCCTGAATCATGTTTACCCCAACTATTTATGTCATTAACGCTTGCGCTATAGAGGAAGGATAGGAGAGGTTAAACAGAAATACAATTAGAAATGAAACGATGTTTTAAAAAACCGTAGTGAGATGGGCAATGCAATCATTGCCCATCGCAGGACTAGCCGCGCAGGTGAACGGCGGTGAGTTCGGTGAGCGAGGTCAGTTTGACGTCGGCAAGAACGAAGCGAGGATCGGCCTGATTTTCATGTGCCGGCACCACGATGGAACGCATACGGGCGGCTTTCGACGCAATCATGCCGTTCACCGAGTCTTCCAGGGCTACGCAGTTTAAAGGAGCAATGCCGAGCTTCGCCGCGCAATCGAGATAAACCTGCGGGTGCGGTTTGCTATAAGGCAGCTTTTCCGCAGAAGCCAGCGCATCGAAATCATCGCGCAGATCAAACATGGTCAGCACTTTTTCCAGCATATGCAGCGGCGAGGCGGATGCCAGTCCTACTTTGATTCCCTGAGATTTGCACAACGCCACAGCTTCACGCACGCCCGGCAGTAACGGCTTTGTTTCTTCCACTAACGCAATTGCTCGGGTGATGATGCGCTCGGTGACTTCCTGACGTGAGGGACCGTTCCACGGTTGCTGCGCAAACCACAAATCAACCACCATGTCGATGCGTAGGCCAAGGGTGTCGGGAAGTTCATGGCGGCGGGAGATATCAACGCCTAAACTTGCTATCACATCCAGTTCGGCCTGATCCCAAAGCGGTTCAGAATCGACCAGTAATCCATCCATATCGAAAATTGCAGCAAGAATTTGACGCGGGGTTGACATCACAACCTCTCCTTTACGGTGATAAAAGGGATTAAGAGCCAGCCTGGACGGGCTCTGAGCGTTCATTATGGCTAATTCAGCAGTATACCGCCTTTAAAGATCAGGCGAAAACGGTAATCAACGGGTAAACTTAGGCCAAAATGACACGTCTTAATCAAGGGGAACTCATGACGTATCAACAGGCTGGACGCATTGCCATCTTGAAAAGGCTGGTGGGATGGGTAGTTTTCATTCCTGCGCTGATTTCAACGCTGGTTTCAGTACTGAAGTTTATGTATGCGCACAGCGAAAAGCAGGAAGGAATTAACGCGGTCATGCTCGATTTTGCCCATGTGATGATCGACATGATGCGAGTGAATACACCTTTTCTTAACGTGTTTTGGTATAACTCGCCGACGCCCGATTTTCAAAGTGGACTGAATCTCGTTTTTTGGCTAATTTTCATTCTGATTTTTATCGGGTTGGCGTTGCAGGACTCCGGCGCCAGAATGAGTCGTCAGGCGCGTTTTTTACGTGAAGGCGTTGAGGATCAGCTGATTCTGGAACAGGCAAAAGGCAGTGACGGGTTATCTCGCGAACAGCTTGAGTCGCGAATTGTCGTACCGCACCATACTATCTTTTTGCAAATTTTCCCGCTGTATATTTTGCCGGTGATTGTACTTGTGATCGGCTACTTCTTCTTCTCATTGCTGGGCTTTTTGTAAGTGCTGGTCTATCAGGCCTGCCGCGTTGTGACACGCCAGGCCTGATAATCGTGCTAAGCCGCCAGTAACCTGTCCAGCGCTTTCTGCGCGACCACCAGATGCTGTCCCCCGAACAGAATGGCCCGATTCAGCAGCGTATAGAGCTGGTAGACGGGCTGTCTGTCGAGAAAATCCAATGGTAGCGGGGAAACCGACTGATAGCCGTCATAGATTTGCGGCGGCTGATCGGTATGCAACGGCAGCATTGCCAGATCACACTCTCTGTCTCCCCAGTAACAGGCAGGATCAAAGATGTACGGACCGTTCGGACCGAGCGCGCAGTTCCCGGACCACAAATCACCGTGCAGGAGAGACGGCTGCGGCTGATGGGCAGAGAGACGCTGCTGTACATGCTCGACAATGGCGTCGATATTGCCAAACGCAATGCCTTTTTCAGCGGCGAGTTCCAGTTGCCACCCGATACGCTGCTCGGCAAAAAAGGTTGACCAGCGACGTTGCCAGGTATTGGGTTGGGGTGTGGTCGAGAGCGCATTATCGAAGTCAAGCCCAAACTGCGGCTGATCGCTCCATTCATGCAAATGCGCCAACTGTTGGCCGAGGATAAAAGCGTTGTGCGCATCCAGAGGACGGGGAGGGAGGAAATCCATCACCAGAAAGCTATAATCTCTGTCTGCGCCTACTGCCCAGACTTTCGGTACAGATACGGTTTGACTGCGAGAAAGTAGCTCCAGTTGGTCGGCTTCCGCCGTAAAGCCGGTTAATAGCTCTCTTTCATCGCATTTAACGAAAAAATCGCGCCCCGCATAGCGTAAATGCCATGCGGCGTGGATCTCTCCGCCGGGCAGTTCGTTACGCAGTTCGATTTCGCCTTCACCTAGTTGCTCGCTTAAAAGACGACTGATAGCCTGCCACATGATGTCTCTCCCCATGTTGTCTGCCAGATCATAAGGTTAGCGCAAGAATGCGGTTAAAAAACACGAACTGACGCACACCACGGACGCGTCATCGCTGGAAAGGCACTTAATGTTTGTTGTTCTTCTTCACCTCGCATCGTTGTGAAGATGCCCAGTTGCACATGATTCACTTCTTTGTAATCACGTGATTTTTTATCATAGACGTATAACACCCATGCCGACAGTTTTACGGGCAAATCCCCCGGGATTAACACCAGGGGAAGATGTCATTACTGAGTAAGATACGAATATATTTTTTGCGTATCGTCTAAAGCGCACAGACGCGTACCCTGATTCAACGTAGCGGCGCTACCTGCAGCGACACCGTAGCGAACAATGTCTTCAAAAGGTGCGTTCTCTGCCAGTTTAAGCGTCATCGCTCCGACCATACTGTCGCCCGCGCCTACGGTACTTTGACTTTTCACCGGTGGCGGAACCACCTGAACGCAGGTATCTCTATCAACGCCCAGCGCCCCTTGCGGCCCAAGCGAGACCACAACGCGATGCGCTTTTCCGCTTTGCACGATTTCCTGCGCGGCTTTGCGCACATCGTCGGGTTGTGTCAGTTCGCGGTTGACCAGCGCGCTCAGTTCTTTGAGGTTGGGTTTGACCAGTTCGATATTGCCGATGGTTAACGCTGCGGTTAGCGCTTCGCCAGAACTATCGACGATACAGCGGATACCCTGTTTTTGTGCCGTGGTAACGAGTCGGGTCAGCTTCTCAAGCTGAACGCCAGGTGGCAAACTGCCGCTAATAACCAGCAGCGCGCCAGACTCTATTTCCAACACCTGATCCTGAAGTTGGTAGAACTCATCATCGGTCAGCGCAGCGCCTGGCATGACAAAGCGATACTGTTCGCCGCTGGACTCAACGTGAACATGGAGATTTTGTCGGGTCCAGTCTTTGGCTTCGACGGTGGATACGGGAACATTTTCGTCGGCGAGCAGGGCAACAAGATGCTCTCCGGTAGCGCCTCCCGCAGGGAAAATAGCCGTTGCGGTTCCGCCAAGATGGGCAATTGCGCGAGCGACGTTGATGCCGCCGCCGCCGGGTTCAAAAACCGGCGAGGTACAGCGAAGCTTACCTTCCGGGTAGATTTGCGGAGTGATTGTTGCGCTATCGAGAGAGGGCGCAAGTGTTAACGTATAGATACGTACCATCTTTACCTCCTGTTAGGCTGTCCTCAGTCTGGCACTTAACCCCGCGAAAGTGAAGTAATTAACAACATGATTTTTCATATCTTTATTTAAAATTATCGTTTTAAAGTTATATAAATAAAATAACGGTTTAGGAACGCTCTTATTCAAAAAATGAAATAAGAATTTATTGCTATGTTATTCGAGTCTTTTTATAATTTGTTACCTTTCAAGGGTCTTTTGTCATTGATCCATATGAAAGTTTCCGAGACCGTAATGGTCTCTTTTTTTGTTGTACGGACTCTTAATAAATGAAGCTTTTGAAGACAGTGCCCGCAGCATTACTGCTGACGGGAGGCCTGCTTGCGTCAATGCATGCTGCCGCCGATGATTCCGTTTTTACTGTCATGGATGACCCTTCCAGCGCGAAAAAACCCTTTGAAGGTAACCTGAACGCGGGATATCTCGCCCAGTCAGGCAACACAAAAAGTTCTTCTTTAACCGCAGACACCACCATGACCTGGTACGGTGAAACCACGGCGTGGTCTCTGTGGGGAAATGCCAGCAATACCTCCTCAAATGATGAGCGTTCATCGGAGAAATATGCCGTAGGTGGCCGTAGTCGTTACAACATGACCGATTATGACTATCTCTTTGGACAGGCAAGCTGGTTGACCGACCGTTACAACGGCTATCGCGAGCGTGACGTGCTGACTGCAGGTTATGGTCGCCAGTTCCTCAACGGACCGGTGCACAGCTTCCGTTTTGAATTCGGTCCTGGCGTGCGCTATGACGAGCATACGGATGGCACCACCGAAACGCAGCCGTTGGGTTATGCGTCCGGCGCCTACGCATGGCAGATGACGGACAACACCAAGTTTACTCAAGGTGTATCGGTATTCGGTGCTGATGATACAACGCTCAACTCTGAAACGGCTTTGAATGTTGCCATCAACGAACACTTCGGGTTAAAGGTAGCTTACAACGTGACCTGGAACTCTGAACCACCGGCAACGGCGCCGGAGCATACCGATCGTCGTACGACTGTTTCACTCGGCTATCGGATGTAATGATCCGCCGGGTCAAATAATTGGCCCGGTTTTCCCAATTAAAGTTAAGTTTATTTAATATGTAATCTACGTTTTATTTTTACCACGTATCAATAACGCGCTATTTTTCAGATGAATTCGATTTAATAGATAAATAAACGGAACGGCACATTAGCTGCCAATAATTTAACCCCAGATCATTGCAGCCCAACGCAGCATCAGCATTGCCGCACAAATAACCAGCAGGATCACCACCATCTTCCAGTGTTTCTTTGCAAAGCGATTTGTTGGCATTGTTCTTTTCCTGCTCCGGTTGAATGACTTTCTGCAAGTGTAACAAAGACGTCAGGGTGTCAGTGAATTGATTTACATCATACAGTGCGCGTTGATTGCTGCTTTGATCGGTTCGTAACACCGTGTACACTGTCAACGGTGTTATCAAAAAGCGGGTGTAGGTCCAGTGTAGCCATTCAGGCGACCAGTGACATATTTCGCAGAGTGAAGCGGGAATCAGCCCATACCTTTTTGATAATTTTAAATATTGAATCTTTGTATGTGATCTTACGTGTGGGTCACCACTGCAAATAAGGATATAACATGCCTGTTATTACTCTTCCTGATGGCAGCCAACGCCATTACGACCACGCTGTAAGCCCCATGGATGTTGCGCTGGACATCGGTCCAGGTCTGGCGAAAGCCACTATTGCTGGCCGTGTTGACGGTGAGCTGGTAGATGCTTCCGATCTGATTGAGCATGATGCGAAGCTCTCTATCATCACCGCGAAGGATGAAGAAGGTCTGGAGATCATTCGTCACTCCTGTGCGCACCTGTTAGGGCACGCGATCAAACAACTCTGGCCGCACACCAAAATGGCGATCGGACCGGTTGTTGATAACGGTTTTTACTACGATATCGATCTTGACCGTACGTTAACCCAGGAAGACGTCGACGCGCTCGAGAAGCGGATGCACGAGCTCGCTGAGAAAAACTACGATGTCATTAAGAAGAAAGTCAGCTGGTACGAAGCGCGTGAAACCTTCGTGAAGCGTGACGAGACCTATAAAGTCTCCATTCTTGATGAAAACATTGCCCATGATGACAAGCCTGGCCTGTACCATCATGAAGAATATGTCGATATGTGCCGTGGCCCACATGTGCCGAACATGCGTTTCTGTCATCACTTCAAACTGATGAAGACCGCTGGTGCATACTGGCGTGGCGACAGCAATAACAAGATGCTGCAGCGTATTTATGGTACTGCATGGGCAGATAAAAAAGCGCTGAATGCCTATCTGCAACGTC
The Citrobacter arsenatis DNA segment above includes these coding regions:
- a CDS encoding fructosamine kinase family protein, with protein sequence MWQAISRLLSEQLGEGEIELRNELPGGEIHAAWHLRYAGRDFFVKCDERELLTGFTAEADQLELLSRSQTVSVPKVWAVGADRDYSFLVMDFLPPRPLDAHNAFILGQQLAHLHEWSDQPQFGLDFDNALSTTPQPNTWQRRWSTFFAEQRIGWQLELAAEKGIAFGNIDAIVEHVQQRLSAHQPQPSLLHGDLWSGNCALGPNGPYIFDPACYWGDRECDLAMLPLHTDQPPQIYDGYQSVSPLPLDFLDRQPVYQLYTLLNRAILFGGQHLVVAQKALDRLLAA
- the pfkB gene encoding 6-phosphofructokinase II gives rise to the protein MVRIYTLTLAPSLDSATITPQIYPEGKLRCTSPVFEPGGGGINVARAIAHLGGTATAIFPAGGATGEHLVALLADENVPVSTVEAKDWTRQNLHVHVESSGEQYRFVMPGAALTDDEFYQLQDQVLEIESGALLVISGSLPPGVQLEKLTRLVTTAQKQGIRCIVDSSGEALTAALTIGNIELVKPNLKELSALVNRELTQPDDVRKAAQEIVQSGKAHRVVVSLGPQGALGVDRDTCVQVVPPPVKSQSTVGAGDSMVGAMTLKLAENAPFEDIVRYGVAAGSAATLNQGTRLCALDDTQKIYSYLTQ
- the kduD gene encoding 2-dehydro-3-deoxy-D-gluconate 5-dehydrogenase KduD, which produces MIQEAFRLEGKVAIVTGCDTGLGQGMALALAEAGCDVVGVNRKIPHETAERINALGRRFMAIQADLSQQDGLASIVTQTVAAFGRVDILVNNAGTIRRQDALDFSEKDWDDVMNLNLKSVFFLSQAVARQFLAQGNGGKIINIASMLSFQGGIRVPSYTASKSGVLGITRLLANEWASQGINVNAIAPGYMATNNTQQLREDSERNQEIVDRIPAGRWGTPDDLKGPVVFLASPASDYIHGYTLAVDGGWLAR
- the hxpB gene encoding hexitol phosphatase HxpB; the protein is MSTPRQILAAIFDMDGLLVDSEPLWDQAELDVIASLGVDISRRHELPDTLGLRIDMVVDLWFAQQPWNGPSRQEVTERIITRAIALVEETKPLLPGVREAVALCKSQGIKVGLASASPLHMLEKVLTMFDLRDDFDALASAEKLPYSKPHPQVYLDCAAKLGIAPLNCVALEDSVNGMIASKAARMRSIVVPAHENQADPRFVLADVKLTSLTELTAVHLRG
- a CDS encoding YniB family protein, yielding MTYQQAGRIAILKRLVGWVVFIPALISTLVSVLKFMYAHSEKQEGINAVMLDFAHVMIDMMRVNTPFLNVFWYNSPTPDFQSGLNLVFWLIFILIFIGLALQDSGARMSRQARFLREGVEDQLILEQAKGSDGLSREQLESRIVVPHHTIFLQIFPLYILPVIVLVIGYFFFSLLGFL
- a CDS encoding DUF481 domain-containing protein, which codes for MKLLKTVPAALLLTGGLLASMHAAADDSVFTVMDDPSSAKKPFEGNLNAGYLAQSGNTKSSSLTADTTMTWYGETTAWSLWGNASNTSSNDERSSEKYAVGGRSRYNMTDYDYLFGQASWLTDRYNGYRERDVLTAGYGRQFLNGPVHSFRFEFGPGVRYDEHTDGTTETQPLGYASGAYAWQMTDNTKFTQGVSVFGADDTTLNSETALNVAINEHFGLKVAYNVTWNSEPPATAPEHTDRRTTVSLGYRM
- the yniD gene encoding small membrane protein YniD; its protein translation is MPTNRFAKKHWKMVVILLVICAAMLMLRWAAMIWG